One segment of Desmodus rotundus isolate HL8 chromosome 6, HLdesRot8A.1, whole genome shotgun sequence DNA contains the following:
- the TFAP2C gene encoding transcription factor AP-2 gamma, with the protein MLWKITDNVKYEEDCEDRQDGSSNGNPRLPHLSSAGQHLYSPAPPLSHTGVPEYQPPPYFPPPYQQLAYSPSADPYSHLGEAYAAAINPLHQPAPTGSQPQAWPGRQSQEGAGLPTHHGRPAGLLPHISGLDGGAMGVRRDGYRRSELLLPHAHPLDAAGLAENLGLHDMGQQMEEVQIVDEQHLLLHDQTVIRKGPISMTKNPLGLPCQKELVGAVMNPGEVFCSVPGRLSLLSSTSKYKVTVAEVQRRLSPPECLNASLLGGVLRRAKSKNGGRSLREKLDKIGLNLPAGRRKAAHVTLLTSLVEGEAVHLARDFAYVCEAEFPSKPVAEYLVRPHLGGRNEMMARKNMLLAAQQVCKEFTDLLNQDRTPNGNNRPAPVLEANIQNCLSHFSLITHGFGSQAICAAVSAVQNYIKEALLVLDKSYMNPGDQSPADSSKTLEKMEKHRK; encoded by the exons ATGTTGTGGAAAATAACTGATAATGTCAAGTATGAAGAGGACTGTGAG GATCGCCAGGACGGGAGCAGCAATGGGAACCCAcgtctcccccacctctcctcgGCCGGGCAGCATCTCTACAGCCCCGCGCCGCCCCTCTCCCATACCGGAGTGCCCGAATACCAGCCACCTCCCTACTTTCCACCTCCCTACCAGCAGCTGGCTTACTCGCCATCGGCAGATCCCTACTCGCATCTGGGAGAAGCCTATGCCGCTGCCATCAACCCGCTCCACCAGCCGGCGCCCACTGGCAGTCAGCCGCAGGCCTGGCCCGGCCGCCAGAGCCAGGAAGGGGCTGGCTTGCCCACGCACCACGGGCGCCCAGCCGGCCTGCTACCCCACATCTCCGGGCTGGACGGTGGCGCTATGGGCGTCCGCAGGGATGGCTACCGCCGCTCGGAACTGCTGCTCCCCCACGCGCACCCCCTGGACGCTGCGGGCCTGGCGGAGAACCTGGGCCTTCACGACATGGGCCAACAGATGGAGGAGGTGCAG ATCGTGGACGAGCAGCACCTGCTTCTGCACGACCAGACGGTTATTCGCAAAG GCCCCATCTCCATGACCAAGAATCCCTTGGGCCTCCCCTGTCAGAAGGAGCTGGTGGGGGCTGTGATGAATCCCGGCGAGGTCTTCTGCTCCGTCCCTGGAAGACTGTCGCTCCTGAGCTCCACGTCTAAGTACAAAGTGACGGTGGCTGAAGTCCAGAGGCGATTGTCTCCACCTGAGTGCTTAAATGCCTCCTTACTGGGAGGTGTTCTTAGAAG AGCCAAGTCTAAAAATGGAGGCCGGTCCCTGCGGGAGAAGCTGGACAAGATTGGGCTGAACCTTCCAGCCGGGAGACGGAAGGCTGCTCACGTAACCCTTCTGACATCCTTAGTAGAAG GAGAGGCCGTTCACTTGGCCCGGGACTTCGCGTATGTCTGTGAGGCAGAGTTCCCCAGCAAACCGGTGGCTGAGTACCTAGTCAGACCGCACCTGGGAGGACGGAATGAGATGATGGCGAGGAAGAACATGCTGCTGGCTGCGCA GCAAGTGTGCAAAGAATTCACAGACCTCCTCAACCAAGATCGAACCCCCAACGGGAACAACCGTCCCGCCCCAGTCTTGGAGGCCAACATTCAGAACTGCTTGTCCCACTTCAGCCTGATTACCCACGGGTTTGGCAGCCAGGCCATCTGTGCCGCCGTGTCTGCTGTGCAGAACTACATCAAAGAGGCCCTGCTCGTCCTAGACAAGTCCTACATGAACCCTGGGGACCAGAGCCCTGCCGACTCCAGCAAGACCCTGGAGAAGATGGAGAAGCACCGGAAATGA